CCCGTCGTGTTCCCATAGCGTTGGATATTGATCATGACCTTCTCGGGGGCCAGGTCCATCCGGTGGGCCGTGGCGTCGATGATGCGCTTGTTGGCCTGGTGCGGGACAAGCCAGGCAATATCCTTTTCCGTGAGTTGGTTGCGTTCCATGATCTGGAAAGCGGCGTCGGCCATCTCCGTGACGGCGAATTTAAATACGGTCTTTCCTTCCTGGTAGGCGTAGTGCATGCGGTTGGTGACCGTGTCCACGGTGGCGGGGTGAAGGGAGCCGCCGGCCTTCATGTGAAGGTAGGGGGCGCCGCTGCCGTCGCTTTTAAGGATGGTATCCAGGACACCGAGCCCTTCGGTGTCGGGTTCCAGCAACACCGCGCCGGCCCCGTCTCCAAAGATGATGCAAGTGGCCCGGTCGGAATAATCAACGATCGCGCTCATTTTGTCCGCGCCGACCACGACGACCTTTTTGTAGCGGCCGGACTCGATGTACATAGCGCCCGTGCTCAGGGCGAACAGAAAACCGGAACAGGCGGCGCTGAGGTCAAAGCCCCAGGCATTCCTGGCGCCGATCTTGTCGCAAACCAGGTTGGCGGTGGAAGGGAAAACCATGTCCGGGGTAACGGTGCCGACAATCAGGCAATCGATCTCCTCCGGGGTTATGCCTCTTTTGGCGCAAAGCTCCCGGACTGCCGGGACGATCATATCGGAAGTAGCCAGTCCTTCACCCTTGAGAATTCTTCGCTCTTCAATACCGGTACGGGTCCTGATCCATTCGTCCGTCGTATCTACCATCTTTTCCAGTGCTGCGTTCGTAAGGCGGTATTCAGGTACATATCCTCCTACTGCCGTGATCGCGGCGGTGACTTTTTGCATAGAATCTGTTTAATCAATGACCTGTATATGAAAACAGGGATCAAAAGTAAGGAGAAATGGGGTATTTTTGACCTTTAAGCAAGGGCGCCGATATGATTGCTTATCTGAAGGGAATTTTTACGGTAAAGACACCCACAATGGTCCTCGTCGAGGTCCAGGGTATAGGTTACGAGGTCAATATCAGTCTGCACACCTATTCCAGGATACAAGGCCTGGAACAAGGGACCCTGCTTACGTGTCTCCTGATCCGGGAGGACGCACACATCCTCTATGGTTTTTCCGAGCAGGAAGAAAAAGACCTCTTCCAGCACCTGATCGGTGTTTCGGGTGTGGGTGCCGCTACCGCCCGCATGATGTTGTCCTCCCTTCCACCTTCTGAAATCACCCGCGCCATCATACAGGGGAACGAACCGCTCCTGGAACGGGTAAAGGGGATCGGCAAAAAAACAGCCCAGCGGCTTGTCCTGGAACTAAGAGACAAGCTGGGCAAAAAGGGAAGCCCGGTGCTCCCGGGGCCAGATATTCCCGCTTCGCTACACAATACGGCACAGGATGACGCGTTAAATGCACTTCTGGCCCTGGGAATAGCCCGTTCCGCCGCCGAAGGAGCCCTTCGAAAGGCGGTACAGGCGGAAGGAGAGGAGGCAGGGGTGGAAAACTTGATCAAGCGTGCCCTACAGGTCTTATAATATTTCGTGAAAAACAGCTTAGAGAATTTGACCCGTACACGACAGCACCTTGTCGTGTCCTTGTTGCTTATCACCTTTTTAACTTGCTTACCCAGCCTACACGCCTGGGCAGGCGGGCGTGAAAAATGGGCTCAACCAGACACGACTATACTGCCGGCTTCAAAGGATACCCTCCACTATCCTATTGAAGACAGGAGAGGGGACCCTTTTTCGGTGACTTCGCTTCCAGGGATCAACCTCCGCGACCCCTCCAACATCAGAGACTCCATCGTTTACGACCCTGTTACCAACCGTTATTTCATCTACGAAAAGGTGGGCAAGACCTATTACCGGATGCCGACCTCCTATACCTTCGATGAGCTCTTCAAGATTCTCAGCGACCAGTCGGAACGGGATTATTTCCAGCAGCGGGCGGACGCCCTTAGCGCGTTGAACCGGAACATCAACGACCCGAACCTGCAAATCCACCCCAGCTTTTTCAACCGTATTTTTTCCACCACCGGTATTCCCAAACTGGACTACAAAACCCAGGGGTTGATCGACGTCCAGGTGGGGTATATGGGTCAGCGCATCGACAACCCTACCTTACCGGAGCGGGCAAGGTCCAACGGCGGTTTCGACTTTAACCTGAACGCCAACGTCAACGTCAACGCCAGCATTGGCGACAAGCTGAAGCTGCCCATCCAATACAACACCCAGTCCTCCTTCGACTTCGAAAACCAGCTCAAGCTGGAGTACCAGGGGACGACCGACGACATCATCAAAAAGATCGAGGCGGGGAACATTAATTTCACAACCAAAAGCGCCTTGATCCCCAGCGTTCAATCCCTTTTCGGGATCAAGGCACAGTTGCAATTCGGGAAATTGTTCGTGACGGCGGCCATTGCCAACCAAAAGGCGGCCACCCAATCGATCACCCTCCAGGGGGGCTCCGCTTCCCAGACTTTCGACCTGAAATCCAGCCAGTACGACGTCAACCGGAACTTCCTGCTCGCCCAATACTTCGTCAACAACTTTAACAAGGTCATGTCCACCGCCCCGGTCGTCACCTCCCAGGTCAACATCCTGCGGCTGGAAGTCTGGGTGACCAACCGCCAGGGTGCATCCCTGAACAACCGCATCGTGGTGGGGCTGGCGGACCTGGGGGAAAACCAACCGTCCAATACGGCGGTGGTCCATTCGCTGACCACATCGCCCTTCCCGTCAAACGGCGCCAACAGCCTATACGGATCGGTTACCTCGAACACTGCTTTCCGGGATGTCACGAGGGTCGGCAGCCAGTTACAGTCCCTGGGCCTCAGCCAGGTCACGGACTATGAGCAGGTGTATGCACGCAAGCTGAATACGTCGGAATATTACTTTAATCCCAATGCCGGTTTTATCTGTGTCAACACCCAGCTCCAGCCCAACGACGTGCTGGCGGTGGCGTACCAGTATTCCTACAACGGGAAGGTGTACCAGGTAGGGGAATTCTCGACGGACGTGACTCCCGATACTTCTGCGTCCAATGCCGGGAACCAGCAGACCCTTTTCCTGAAGCTGCTCAAGGCGACCGCACCCCGGCCCGCCCTGCCGATCTGGAACCTGATGATGAAGAACGTCTATTCACTGGGAAGCGGAACGCTCCAGCAACAAGGTTTTGTACTGAACGTGCTGTACGACCAGCCGGGTGGAGGCGCCAAGACTTATGTTCCTTTCGGGGATGCCAGCCAGAAGGGGGTACCCCTGATCAGCGTGTTGGGGTTGGACCGGCTCAACAGCAACAACGATCCCCAACCGGATGGGGTATTTGACTTTATCCCCAACTTTACCGTCCTGCCCCAGTTTTCCAAGATTATCTTTCCCGTGCTCGATCCTTTCGGCAAGGACCTGGCGTCGCGCATCTATCAAACCATCCCGCCCAACGTCCGGGATACACTTTTTTATACCCTG
This sequence is a window from Dinghuibacter silviterrae. Protein-coding genes within it:
- a CDS encoding beta-ketoacyl-ACP synthase III, with amino-acid sequence MQKVTAAITAVGGYVPEYRLTNAALEKMVDTTDEWIRTRTGIEERRILKGEGLATSDMIVPAVRELCAKRGITPEEIDCLIVGTVTPDMVFPSTANLVCDKIGARNAWGFDLSAACSGFLFALSTGAMYIESGRYKKVVVVGADKMSAIVDYSDRATCIIFGDGAGAVLLEPDTEGLGVLDTILKSDGSGAPYLHMKAGGSLHPATVDTVTNRMHYAYQEGKTVFKFAVTEMADAAFQIMERNQLTEKDIAWLVPHQANKRIIDATAHRMDLAPEKVMINIQRYGNTTGGTIPLCLWDYEQQLKKGDLLVLAAFGGGFTWGSILVKWAYSPQ
- the ruvA gene encoding Holliday junction branch migration protein RuvA, coding for MIAYLKGIFTVKTPTMVLVEVQGIGYEVNISLHTYSRIQGLEQGTLLTCLLIREDAHILYGFSEQEEKDLFQHLIGVSGVGAATARMMLSSLPPSEITRAIIQGNEPLLERVKGIGKKTAQRLVLELRDKLGKKGSPVLPGPDIPASLHNTAQDDALNALLALGIARSAAEGALRKAVQAEGEEAGVENLIKRALQVL